The Anopheles coluzzii chromosome 2, AcolN3, whole genome shotgun sequence genome window below encodes:
- the LOC120947460 gene encoding talin-2 isoform X4 has product MSTLSLRISLEGGRVTKTIQFDPSTTVFDACRIIKDKFAEAVQGQAQEFGLFLADDDTRQGVWLEPARNLGYYMLHNHDVLEYRQKHRTLRVRMLDGAVKTILVDDSQPVSQLMVVICTKIGITNHEEYGLVREDPEAQNENQPDNRSNTGTLTLRRKAQEKERDAKMESLRKKLRTDDEINWVDVGKTLREQGIDEQETVLLRRKFFYSDQNIDSRDPVQLNLLYVQARDAILDGTHPVTQDKACEFAGIQVQIQFGDHNEAKHRPGFLDLREFLPASYVRTKNIERKIFAEHRKHVGLSDLDAKYEYTKTARELPTYGVTFFLVKEKMTGKNKLVPRLLGVTKDSVLRLDETTKEILKSWPLTTVRRWGASPNTFTLDFGDYADSYYSVQTTEAEQIVQLIAGYIDIILKKKQAKDHFGIEGDEGSTMVEESVAPSKATFLQHEETNKGGKVETHSIAKPAIMRGTDGERSYGTGEMQSIQYGAIVGQVNLAHQPPMLQQTRISSVLSEPQRALLGYISAGQDALNRAEKDLESKVQLPPLGTDPGSLQWREETLDTSKQTVTTHLATMNAATAQVVTASQPDEIDHEAVGAAVSQITQSIPEVTKEVRLIAALMDDDCTGDKLLEATRKLCNAFSDLLRSAEPESKEPRQNLLNAATRVGEASGQVLSTIGEESVESRELHDMLLGLAKAVANTTAALVLKAKSIAAVTEDEATRNKVIGAASQCALATSQLVACARVVGPTIQSPACREQLEAAAREVAKAVAHLAEVCNEATDNQQLRGDLTAAAKDVSKSLTDLLEHIKLSAREKARRVENENPVDNVLVATDILVSSSDPQEMIRQAQQLGKATAQLIQSIKGEAESQHDSNMQRKLLEAAKQLADATARMVEAARLCAGNPHDSGHQEMLRTAAEELRVITTSTANTPAIKRQLIGRLEQCARQAASSATQCITAAQNSLIHSNDVQTKEILLQDCQAVADQIPRLVAGVKGTHARPDDPNAQLCLIDAAEMFLEPGAQMAGSARELQPTVMDQAAGQQLGRSSVNLTHAIHDLRLAAHRAREACGGNELDAALEAVRNLRSVLSDTRRAAQEGSLRPLPGETADSCFKQLAAASNAVDVSMHQLMSAAQQGNRTYAGVAGRDTALALGDYTKSVRGVLVTTKNPAVVDCADEVIVDSLRVIEEAQRTLQNLDNQEALLIAIKRTKHSLGRTIDCLPGVKDINEAFETVTDLRSILDTGEYPPSDRPYGQLQNELKSAADQLNVAGGQVAQSYDSSIKLAGTSQEFCHAYKELLTVTLEMAGQTAEDRAREEIVNSLRGVSNQSISLLGTARYVAGDPDRPNAKNELSSAARLVTESINRLVDVCTQAAPGQKECDGAIRSIESLRPLLESPQESLTDQGYFDCLDTVLEKSRTLGEGMTGIANNAKNSKHVEFGHSVNSVSESIRGLIESAAQAAYLVGVSNPTSVGGRPGIVDPAQYARAAQAIRQSCDVLRGQASSQPQVLSAATVIAKHTSALCNACRNASSTTTNPVAKRHFVQAAKEVANSTAALVREIKALDQDYSPASRQRCAAATEPLLEAVSSLCHFASSPEFISIPARISTEGRKAQEPILTAGRGILDGAVDMVRTAKVLALTPTDPPVWQQLATHSRNVSESIKQLASSIREKAPGQMQCDQVLEVLKDCSRELNSAALAVGVDGLPQRKDSNLQGFTNQSLNAASELIDRLEPVKSSAKKNAESLGHAVNQIAKHIVPLTNGVIGACSQLVHSGQQTVLINQVKSVVECCAQLVQTAKQAGGNPRAAHFHPELDEAVESTREAIQELNATVERLSTENGVVTGLMEQISRSMSRISDKRQSFLGASLNDTYVDYQTRMVQSAKEIARYANEINAKAAIDPSKLAQLCVEMTHHYTQLAQDSIGASALTTSPDVAIRIRNTVQDLGRSVNVLIQSTTGIRKDDSSGLVEISRGARDVSEKVAQVLAALQAGSRGTQACINASSTVSAIISDLDTTIMFATAGTLQSSDEDGKFSDHREHILKTAKALVEDTKILVAGAAGTQDQLAAAAQNAVTTILQLADAVKHGAASLGSGQPDSQVMVINAVKDVAAALGYGDECHLAA; this is encoded by the exons ATGTCCACACTTTCCCTCCGGATCAGCCTCGAGGGAGGCCGGGTGACAAAGACGATCCAGTTCGACCCGAGCACGACCGTGTTCGATGCGTGTCGCATCATCAAGGACAAGTTCGCGGAGGCGGTACAGGGGCAGGCGCAGGAGTTTGGCCTCTTCCTAGCGGACGATGACACCCGGCAGGGCGTGTGGCTGGAGCCGGCCCGCAACCTGGGCTACTACATGCTGCACAACCACGATGTGCTCGAGTACCGACAGAAGCACCGGACGCTGCGCGTGCGCATGCTGGACGGTGCGGTCAAGACGATCCTGGTCGACGATTCGCAGCCGGTGTCGcagctgatggtggtgatcTGCACAAAGATTGGCATCACCAACCACGAGGAGTACGGGCTGGTGCGCGAAGACCCGGAGGCGCAGAACGAGAACCAGCCCGACAATCGCTCCAACACCGGCACGCTCACGCTGCGTCGCAAGGCGCAGGAGAAGGAGCGGGACGCGAAGATGGAGAGCTTGCGGAAGAAGCTGCGCACGGACGACGAGATCAACTGGGTGGACGTGGGCAAGACGCTGCGCGAGCAGGGCATCGACGAACAGGAGacggtgctgctgcggcgCAAGTTCTTCTATTCCGACCAGAACATCGATTCGCGCGACCCGGTACAGCTGAACCTGCTGTACGTGCAGGCGCGCGATGCCATCCTAGACGGGACGCACCCGGTCACGCAGGACAAGGCGTGCGAGTTCGCCGGCATACAGGTGCAGATCCAGTTCGGGGACCATAACGAGGCGAAACATAGACCCGGATTCCTGGA TTTGCGAGAGTTTCTACCTGCCTCGTACGTGCGCACGAAGAACATTGAGCGGAAAATATTCGCCGAACACCGGAAGCACGTCGGGCTGTCCGACCTGGACGCGAAGTACGAGTACACCAAGACGGCCCGCGAGCTGCCCACGTACGGTGTGACGTTTTTCCTGGTGAAGGAGAAAATGACCGGCAAGAACAAGCTCGTGCCCCGGCTGCTGGGCGTCACCAAGGACTCGGTGCTGCGGTTGGACGAGACGACGAAGGAGATCCTGAAATCGTGGCCGCTGACGACCGTGCGCCGGTGGGGCGCGTCGCCCAACACGTTCACGCTCGATTTCGGCGATTACGCCGACTCGTACTACTCGGTGCAAACGACGGAAGCGGAACAGATCGTGCAGCTGATCGCCGGCTACATCGACATCATCCTGAAGAAGAAGCAGGCAAAGGACCACTTCGGCATCGAGGGCGACGAGGGCTCCACCATGGTGGAGGAAAGTGTCGCACCGTCAAA AGCTACCTTCCTGCAGCACGAGGAGACGAACAAAGGTGGCAAGGTGGAAACCCATTCCATCGCTAAGCCCGCCATCATGCGCGGAACTGACG GTGAACGGTCGTACGGTACTGGCGAGATGCAATCGATACAGTACGGTGCCATCGTCGGTCAGGTCAACCTGGCACACCAGCCACCGATG TTGCAGCAAACGCGCATCAGTTCGGTACTGTCCGAGCCACAGCGTGCACTGCTCGGGTACATTTCCGCCGGTCAGGATGCGCTCAACCGGGCGGAGAAGGATCTGGAGAGCAAGGTGCAGCTGCCACCGCTCGGTACCGATCCGGGCTCGTTGCAGTGGCGCGAGGAAACGCTCGACACGTCGAAGCAAACCGTCACGACGCATCTGGCCACGATGAATGCGGCGACGGCGCAGGTCGTGACCGCGTCGCAGCCGGACGAGATCGACCACGAGGCGGTCGGTGCGGCCGTGTCGCAGATCACGCAGAGCATCCCGGAGGTGACGAAAGAGGTGCGACTGATTGCCGCCCTGATGGATGATGACTGTACCGGCGATAAGCTGCTGGAAGCGACGCGCAAACTGTGCAATGCGTTTAGCGATCTGTTGCGCTCGGCCGAGCCGGAAAGCAAGGAGCCGCGCCAGAACCTGCTGAATGCGGCGACGCGTGTCGGTGAGGCGAGCGGACAGGTGCTGAGCACGATCGGCGAGGAGAGCGTGGAGAGCCGCGAGCTGCACGATATGCTGCTCGGGCTGGCGAAGGCGGTCGCCAACACGACGGCCGCGCTGGTGCTGAAGGCGAAATCGATCGCGGCCGTGACGGAGGATGAGGCAACTCGCAACAAAG TTATCGGAGCGGCAAGTCAGTGTGCTCTGGCCACCAGCCAGCTGGTGGCGTGTGCCCGTGTCGTCGGTCCCACCATTCAGAGTCCGGCCTGTCGGGAGCAGCTGGAAGCGGCAGCGCGTGAGGTCGCTAAAGCCGTCGCTCACCTGGCGGAAGTGTGCAACGAGGCGACGGACAATCAGCAGCTGCGTGGCGACCTGACGGCAGCGGCGAAGGACGTCTCCAAGTCGCTGACCGATCTGCTCGAGCACATCAAGCTGAGTGCGCGTGAGAAGGCACGCCGCGTGGAGAACGAGAACCCTGTGGATAATGTACTGGTAGCGACGGACATTCTTGTTTCGTCGTCCGACCCGCAGGAGATGATCCGGCAGGCGCAGCAGCTCGGCAAAGCAACGGCCCAGCTCATCCAGAGCATCAAGGGCGAGGCGGAAAGTCAGCACGACTCGAACATGCAGCGCAAGCTGCTCGAGGCCGCCAAGCAACTGGCCGACGCTACGGCACGGATGGTGGAAGCGGCCCGGCTGTGTGCCGGCAACCCGCACGATTCGGGCCACCAGGAGATGTTGCGCACCGCGGCGGAGGAGCTGCGCGTCATCACGACATCGACGGCAAACACGCCCGCCATCAAGCGGCAGCTGATTGGACGGCTGGAACAGTGCGCCAGACAGGCGGCCTCGTCCGCCACGCAATGCATAACGGCGGCCCAGAACTCGCTCATCCACAGCAACGATGTGCAGACGAAGGAGATCCTGCTGCAGGACTGTCAGGCGGTGGCCGACCAGATTCCCCGGCTAGTGGCGGGTGTAAAGGGCACGCATGCGCGTCCGGACGACCCGAACGCGCAGCTGTGCTTGATCGATGCCGCCGAGATGTTCCTCGAGCCAGGCGCACAGATGGCCGGTTCGGCACGCGAACTACAGCCAACCGTTATGGACCAGGCGGCCGGGCAGCAGCTGGGACGCAGCTCCGTTAACTTGACACACGCCATCCACGATCTGCGGCTGGCGGCCCATCGTGCACGGGAGGCATGCGGTGGCAACGAGCTGGACGCTGCGCTGGAAGCGGTCCGCAACCTGCGCAGCGTGCTGAGCGACACACGCCGCGCCGCCCAGGAAGGAAGTCTGCGTCCGCTGCCGGGCGAGACGGCAGACAGTTGCTTCAAGCAGCTGGCTGCCGCTAGCAACGCGGTCGACGTTTCGATGCATCAGCTGATGAGCGCCGCCCAGCAGGGCAATCGAACGTACGCAGGAGTCGCCGGTCGCGACACTGCTCTCGCCCTGGGCGATTACACCAAGAGTGTGCGCGGGGTGCTTGTAACTACAAAGAATCCTGCCGTGGTCGATTGCGCCGACGAGGTGATTGTGGATTCGCTGCGCGTGATTGAGGAAGCGCAACGAACGCTTCAGAATCTGGACAACCAGGAGGCGCTGCTGATTGCGATCAAGCGCACGAAACATTCGCTCGGTCGCACGATCGACTGTCTGCCGGGTGTGAAGGACATCAACGAGGCGTTCGAGACAGTAACGGATCTGCGCAGCATTCTCGATACGGGCGAGTATCCACCGTCGGATCGTCCGTATGGGCAGCTGCAAAACGAGTTGAAATCGGCCGCTGATCAGTTGAACGTAGCCGGCGGACAGGTGGCACAATCGTACGACAGTTCCATCAAGCTGGCCGGCACAAGCCAGGAGTTTTGTCACGCCTACAAAGAGCTGCTAACGGTGACGCTCGAAATGGCAGGCCAAACGGCGGAGGATCGTGCCCGGGAAGAGATCGTCAACTCGCTGCGCGGCGTTTCGAACCAGTCGATTAGTCTGCTGGGCACGGCTCGCTACGTTGCGGGCGACCCAGACCGTCCGAATGCGAAGAACGAGCTGTCCTCTGCGGCACGGCTGGTGACGGAAAGCATCAACCGGCTGGTGGACGTATGCACGCAGGCCGCCCCAGGTCAGAAGGAGTGTGATGGCGCGATACGCAGCATTGAATCGCTGCGGCCGTTGCTGGAGTCACCCCAGGAGTCGCTGACCGATCAGGGTTACTTCGACTGTCTCGACACGGTGCTGGAGAAATCGCGCACACTCGGCGAAGGCATGACGGGCATCGCGAACAACGCGAAGAACTCGAAGCACGTTGAGTTTGGTCACTCGGTCAACTCGGTGTCGGAGTCGATCCGTGGTCTGATCGAGTCTGCCGCACAGGCCGCGTATCTGGTGGGAGTTTCCAACCCGACCAGCGTCGGAGGGCGTCCGGGCATTGTCGACCCGGCTCAGTACGCCCGTGCAGCACAGGCAATCCGTCAGAGCTGCGACGTTCTGCGGGGTCAGGCCTCTTCGCAGCCGCAGGTCCTGTCAGCGGCGACCGTCATCGCCAAGCACACGTCTGCGCTTTGCAATGCTTGTCGCAATGCAAGCTCCACCACAACGAACCCGGTCGCCAAGCGGCACTTTGTCCAGGCTGCCAAGGAGGTGGCCAACTCGACCGCTGCGCTGGTGCGTGAAATTAAGGCCCTCGATCAGGACTACAGTCCGGCATCGCGGCAACGCTGTGCCGCTGCGACGGAACCACTGCTTGAGGCGGTTTCTTCGCTCTGTCACTTTGCCTCCTCGCCCGAGTTCATCTCGATTCCGGCCCGCATCTCGACCGAGGGTCGCAAGGCACAGGAACCGATCCTGACGGCCGGGCGTGGCATACTCGACGGTGCAGTTGATATGGTTCGCACGGCAAAGGTGCTCGCGCTGACACCGACGGACCCGCCGGTATGGCAGCAGCTCGCAACCCACAGCCGCAACGTGTCGGAAAGCATTAAGCAGCTGGCGTCGAGCATTCGCGAGAAGGCCCCTGGCCAGATGCAGTGCGACCAGGTGCTGGAGGTGCTGAAGGATTGCTCTCGGGAGCTCAACTCAGCCGCTCTAGCGGTCGGTGTTGATGGTTTGCCGCAGCGCAAGGACAGCAATCTGCAGGGCTTCACCAACCAATCGCTCAATGCGGCGTCCGAGCTGATCGATCGTCTGGAGCCGGTGAAATCGTCCGCAAAGAAGAATGCCGAAAGTCTGGGCCACGCTGTGAATCAGATCGCGAAGCACATTGTGCCGCTGACGAATGGTGTGATCGGAGCATGCTCGCAGCTCGTCCACTCCGGCCAGCAAACGGTGCTGATCAACCAGGTCAAATCGGTTGTTGAGTGTTGCGCACAGCTTGTACAAACTGCTAAGCAGGCTGGCGGTAACCCACGTGCCGCTCATTTCCATCCGGAGCTTGATGAAGCGGTTGAATCGACGCGGGAAGCGATCCAAGAGCTGAACGCAACCGTCGAGCGTCTTTCCACGGAGAACGGTGTGGTGACGGGTTTGATGGAGCAAATTTCCCGCTCGATGTCTCGCATCTCCGACAAGCGCCAATCGTTCCTGGGAGCGTCGCTGAATGATACGTACGTCGACTACCAGACGCGCATGGTACAGAGCGCGAAGGAGATTGCGCGCTACGCGAACGAGATCAACGCCAAGGCCGCCATCGATCCGTCCAAACTGGCCCAGCTGTGCGTGGAGATGACGCATCATTACACGCAGCTGGCACAGGACTCGATTGGTGCGTCCGCGCTTACCACTTCACCGGATGTGGCGATTCGCATCCGCAATACGGTGCAGGATCTCGGCCGCTCGGTCAACGTGTTGATCCAATCGACGACCGGTATCCGGAAGGACGATAGCAGCGGCTTGGTGGAGATATCTCGCGGCGCTCGTGACGTGTCGGAGAAGGTGGCCCAGGTACTGGCCGCCCTTCAGGCCGGTTCGCGCGGAACGCAGGCGTGCATTAACGCTTCCAGCACGGTGTCCGCCATCATCAGCGATCTCGACACGACGATCATGTTCGCCACCGCCGGTACGCTGCAGTCGAGCGACGAGGATGGCAAATTCTCCGACCATCGCGAACACATCCTCAAGACAGCGAAGGCGCTGGTGGAGGACACCAAGATCCTGGTGGCCGGTGCTGCCGGCACGCAGGATCAGCTAGCAGCAGCCGCCCAGAACGCGGTGACGACGATTT TGCAATTGGCCGACGCAGTCAAGCATGGGGCCGCCTCGCTCGGTTCCGGTCAGCCCGACTCGCAAGTGATGGTCATAAACGCGGTCAAAGACGTCGCCGCAGCACTCG GTTATGGTGATGAATGTCACCTCGCTGCTTAA